GATCGGGACTGCGCAGATATTTGTTCGCTGGCGGCCGTATTAATGAGCCGTGATAGTGAGCTGGCCAAGGAGTTTTGTGCGCTGTGTGCGAAGGTGTGCCGGGCCTGTGCAGAGGAATGCGGGAAACATCAGATGGATCACTGTCAAGAATGCGCGGAAGCTTGCAAGAAATGTGCAGAGGAATGCGAGCGGATGGCAGCGTAATTCCTGGCCGCTGCCCTGTGGTTGCCGAGCTCCAGGGCAGCAATGTCGTCATCTACTCGATTTTTAGAGGTAATTGAACCTCAAACGTGGTTGCCTCCGTTGTGGAGAACGCTCTGATCTTCCCGCCGTGGGCTTCGATAATCGATTTCGTGATGGCCAAGCCCAGCCCGGCACCTTCGCTGCTACGTTGGCGGGATGCGTCGAGCCTGTAGAATCGTTCAAAAATATGATTCAAATGCTCTTCAGGTATAGGTGGCCCTGGGTTCTGTATGCGGATTCTTACGTTACCGGAGTTCACTTGAAGGGTTGTGGTTACGCTCTGCCCCTCTGGCGTATGCCGGACTGCATTGGACAGCAAGTTACTCAAGGCGCGACGGATCATTAGTCGGTCGCCAAGGACATGAACTTGCTCTCCGGTATTTTCTAACAGCACCTCCCGCTCTTCTGCCCAGGCGCTGAAATAATCGAACAGGTTTCTCAGCTCTGACTGAAGATCGATATCGACCAGTTCCGGTTTCAGCAGCTGATTATCAGCCTGAGCCAGGAAAAGCATGTCACCGACCATCTTGGCCATGCGATCATATTCTTCGAGGTTTGAATACAGCACTTCCCGGTACTGCTCCACGCTGCGCGCCTGGGTTAGCGCTACCTCAGTATGGGTTCTCAAATTGGTAACGGGTGTGCGCAGTTCGTGCGCGATGTCACCGGAAAAATCCGATAGGCGTCGGAATACATCTTCAAGCCTGCCAATCATTTCATTGAAGGAAATCGTCAGCTCTACCAACTCGGCGGGGACGGATCGCGGTTCAAGGCGAAAATCCATCTGATCAGACCTGATGCGTCTCATCTCTCGGCTGATACGTCGAATAGGAGCGTGTCCCTGGTAAACCGCGAACCAGGTTGCCAGAAGAGCTATCAAGCACGCGGCAAGGGTGACAATCCGAAGGTGGTTCCGAAAGCCGTCCAGGTAATGCAGATGAAAGTCGATACCTGTGGCGACCGCGAGTCTGAACTTGGCTGTGCCTTCAAGCCTGTCTGATTCAATCCACAAGACCGCACCACGAAAGGCTTCCTGATGATCATTCCAGTTCTCAACCGTATCGATAGTGATTTCTTCTACAGGTCGGGCAGTGCGGGCGAACGTGTCCAGATTGAAACCCGGTGTTGAGTAGATCAATGACCCGCTATCGGTACTGATTCGGTATTGGGCGTTACGATGGCCTGTTACCACGCTAGCGAGACGCTGATGCAGCTCGTCGGCGGGTATATCGGCCGGTACGGTCGCGAGGAGGTATTGCAACGCCTGAACTACTGAATTGAGCTCATCCACATCCTGCTGGACGAAATGATTATTGATAGAGCGCTCCATCATCCAGCCAAAGGTGAGGAGAACAGCGGTTATCACAGCGCCAATGGAGACGGTGAGTCTAACGACCAGAGATAGCGGGCGTCTTTTCATGGGCTAACCTGGCTGTGTCACGTCAAGCATATAACCCATG
Above is a genomic segment from Halopseudomonas litoralis containing:
- a CDS encoding four-helix bundle copper-binding protein, whose amino-acid sequence is MTNSMYQSCIQACWACAQACEMCASACLREEDVKAMARCIELDRDCADICSLAAVLMSRDSELAKEFCALCAKVCRACAEECGKHQMDHCQECAEACKKCAEECERMAA
- a CDS encoding Imm58 family immunity protein, whose product is MKRRPLSLVVRLTVSIGAVITAVLLTFGWMMERSINNHFVQQDVDELNSVVQALQYLLATVPADIPADELHQRLASVVTGHRNAQYRISTDSGSLIYSTPGFNLDTFARTARPVEEITIDTVENWNDHQEAFRGAVLWIESDRLEGTAKFRLAVATGIDFHLHYLDGFRNHLRIVTLAACLIALLATWFAVYQGHAPIRRISREMRRIRSDQMDFRLEPRSVPAELVELTISFNEMIGRLEDVFRRLSDFSGDIAHELRTPVTNLRTHTEVALTQARSVEQYREVLYSNLEEYDRMAKMVGDMLFLAQADNQLLKPELVDIDLQSELRNLFDYFSAWAEEREVLLENTGEQVHVLGDRLMIRRALSNLLSNAVRHTPEGQSVTTTLQVNSGNVRIRIQNPGPPIPEEHLNHIFERFYRLDASRQRSSEGAGLGLAITKSIIEAHGGKIRAFSTTEATTFEVQLPLKIE